A portion of the Pseudomonas sp. PSE14 genome contains these proteins:
- the uraH gene encoding hydroxyisourate hydrolase, with protein MGRLTTHVLDSAHGCPGHGIKIELYRVEGQQLELIATRVTNDDGRCDEPLLQGEDFRAGVYQLLFNAGDYYRARGVELPKPAFLDQVVLRFGIASEADHYHVPLLISPYSYSTYRGS; from the coding sequence ATGGGACGCTTGACCACTCACGTACTGGATTCCGCCCACGGCTGCCCTGGCCATGGCATCAAGATCGAGCTGTACCGCGTCGAAGGCCAGCAGCTGGAACTGATCGCCACCCGCGTGACCAATGACGATGGCCGTTGCGACGAGCCGCTGCTGCAGGGCGAGGACTTCCGCGCCGGCGTCTACCAGCTGCTGTTCAATGCCGGCGACTATTACCGCGCCCGTGGTGTCGAGCTGCCGAAGCCGGCGTTCCTCGACCAGGTCGTACTGCGTTTCGGCATTGCCTCCGAGGCCGACCACTACCACGTGCCGCTGCTGATCTCCCCTTATAGCTACTCCACCTATCGCGGTAGCTAG